In a single window of the Drosophila miranda strain MSH22 chromosome XL, D.miranda_PacBio2.1, whole genome shotgun sequence genome:
- the LOC108164814 gene encoding pneumococcal serine-rich repeat protein isoform X1, protein MKLSVSAYRAHASAHKKILSSGYHSQLNYGSTGAAASSSSSGATATGLYTMETHDHEHGAGKFVKDVARQIHDCNSDTDVISPTGTSSSGGGAGGASGVAGGAAAGESSGGYHKRHHKMARDDDNHSAPHSSDSKSPSQRNKPKMKNFGNSFRKSRIGDGASDPDSDWTRSNQRWMKLRTTVQISSAIQKKPPLKREDSFLKRFSTRQIPETQETVEDTGSESASGDVDKSVKRRRRYLQKRRSVVNPDENFYFYWLMMVTVCVLYNLWTLIVRQSFPELQQAVPTFWLICDSMTDVVFILDIIVQLRTGYLEQGLMVYDDRKLACHYVHSRDFIFDMIALIPLDLLQLKMGTHPLLRFTRFFKVYRSVRFYYIVESRTVWPNLWRVVNLIHILLILAHWFGCFYFLLSEAEGFQGDWVYPYRPGDYATLTRKYLGSLYWSTLTLTTIGDLPTPETNAEPNFSVDGPRSIPRRGIKSRLLQFGSSYGYIFTIVSYLIGVFIFATIVGQVGNVITNRNANRLEFERLLDGAKTYMRHHKVPGGMKRRVLRWYDYSWSRGRIQGGGDINTALGLLPDKLKTELALHVNLSVLKKVTIFQECQPEFLHDLVLKMKAYIFTPGDSICRKGEVAREMFIIADGILEVLSETGKVLTTMKAGDFFGEIGILNLDGLNKRTADVRSVGYSELFSLSREDVLAAMKDYPDAQEILQTLGRKRLMEVRCVNKKYAKAALEKENAAYAAAHPHHHQAHHQGQVHQSDSSENSASKKIVDKLKHDVKGFRNVLKKSRTSRKSDESLEMQPLHNTSPRGSKIMLKRMSRVRSDEKDADTAEAKDELHDKTPSPIGAGLPLLQRLRLLKEKQDREERAVKSTPPQKSPPHSHVTCTLSPQESIQEEPEREFNEGFPLIQRLQQLKIKNEPQANAGGDSGLVMVKTPPSISSKIDFGGAAAAAAGLGTGLPSGSQLLTVAQIKPIMKVSFKQKIQQMQGGGASGSSPGPSTGAIAKKEPPKSLALIAKHASTLPLQPAILAEETASGGVGLGGGVGPGQALAIATISKKVTKPSYKLNTPMQSDTDTDGTPISKPWSKLKLATLMSSSYTSLTNCSPDDLATPLKNYSLSNIPQQMEATAQAQSQSLSRPRHHSARSSSKSPRHAHGHGHGHDSTSNTSSSASQASTKRECLRLQKPEQQLPDGELAEPRRKFYQSVFDLSPEYSGLPFVKRLKILNERQKLAELEKALQTRSFSLDCSKSDQGGNLPITESLYRCYSDTSGIYSQFLSAYESTTSSTSISTNTSASASASASASASDTGNSRHGQMQYVPLPLSPESNETVERRKLKSILKKLQKGGGSGNGSGGGIGGGDAQDEATATVTATAHAHASRGLLAEPTLEGPPASAKEEGQFAAFGGASGVAHSQHSQHAIALSPSNGNGTANGNGKNASNGSGSGMGTAAFSSNPMYPLPIPVAVPLPVSETHIWSPTLTLVTPTNSPQESFAFELQPQSQSQPQPQPHQQFPPPPVLEGSDSDGIGGLVAGVGSASTSSALGAAASSSLLSLSAAGAAGGAAATAAAASTSYVVECSSSSVSSKSNQILSQNTEFHAQSTTSTDLNLNLQLRQNTTTSTTNNALAGGSQGPRPEGFPEAQDYFNQILSGINHVIKTHMNEMHSKFETQFSSMAGEVRRRDAIIAQLQLKLRSIEQKSSSTASSSAAVPSSVLAIARRQKREKLSQISVDDDEPAEEENSSSGSSAELLFMRGDSLDTVFTSSPPIQGGRRSISPGPGPSRHHAASANALNCPSSYYSGPGTLSTRHAQSHPSFYTGQGNGRSSSRGYREWSGAAADGRFSGADGSGPSGMVVSDVTGNLTRLSDSVILDIGESSSSSSSSSKLNIAEEEDDEDEEEAEAEAEPEADEELTASGTGNNDWEVRMLAAEMERQERKRGHSLSDNLGDLKHCSTFLRRRRKFSDTETEFSETDMDEQLARGSGGPIGSGTGGLAGEAPATGAGPTSSGSGIQSGSQRPRASSLDQFNLRYGIGRGIFKAMSIDRDKDKL, encoded by the exons ATGAAACTGAGCGTGAGCGCGTATCGGGCGCATGCATCCGCACACAAGAAGATCCTCTCCAGCGGCTATCACTCACAGCTCAATTACGGCAGcactggagcagcagcatcatcctCGTCGTCGGGGGCCACTGCAACGGGCCTATATACG ATGGAAACGCACGATCACGAGCACGGCGCTGGGAAGTTCGTCAAGGATGTGGCACGCCAGATTCACGACTGCAACAGCGACACGGATGTCATAAGTCCAACGGGGACCAGTAGCTCTGGCGGTGGGGCTGGCGGGGCCAGCGGTGTTGCCGGTGGTGCTGCCGCCGGCGAAAGCTCTGGCGGCTATCACAAGCGACACCATAAGATGGCCCGTGACGATGACAACCACAGTGCGCCGCATTCCTCGGATAGCAAGAGTCCCAGTCAGAG AAACAAACCAAAAATGAAAAACTTTGGAAACTCGTTTAGGAAATCGCGTATCGGAGATGGAGCTTCAGATCCAGATTCCGATTG GACACGATCGAACCAACGCTGGATGAAGCTACGCACCACCGTTCAGATCTCGTCGGCGATACAGAAAAAACCACCGCTCAAGCGCGAAGACTCCTTCCTGAAGCGTTTCTCGACTAGACAGATACCCGAAACACAG GAAACTGTTGAAGATACGGGTTCAGAAAGTGCCTCTGGTGACGTCGACAAAAGTGTTAAACGTAGACGACGCTATCTGCAGAAACGACGATCCGTTGTTAATCCAGATGAAAATTTTTACTTCTATTGGCTAATGATGGTAACTGTATGTGTTCTGTATAATCTATGGACCCTAATTGTGAGGCAGAGCTTTCCTGAACTGCAG CAAGCTGTGCCAACCTTTTGGCTTATCTGCGATTCGATGACAGATGTTGTATTTATCTTAGATATAATAGTTCAATTACGCACAGGCTATCTGGAGCAGGGCCTAATG GTATATGATGACAGGAAGCTGGCCTGCCACTACGTTCACTCGCGTGACTTCATCTTCGACATGATAGCGCTGATACCATTGGATCTGCTTCAGCTCAAGATGGGCACCCATCCGCTTTTGCGTTTTACGCGCTTTTTTAAA GTTTATCGATCTGTGAGATTTTATTACATCGTAGAAAGTAGAACAGTTTGGCCAAATTTATGGCGCGTTGTTAACCTAATTCATATCCTGTTAATATTGGCACATTGGTTCGGTTGCTTCTATTTTTTACTCTCAGAGGCGGAGGGTTTCCAG GGTGATTGGGTCTATCCTTACAGGCCGGGTGACTATGCCACCCTCACGCGGAAGTATCTGGGCAGCCTCTACTGGTCCACCCTGACGCTGACCACCATCGGGGACCTGCCGACGCCCGAGACGAATGCAGA ACCGAACTTTTCGGTGGACGGCCCAAGATCAATACCTAGACGTGGCATTAAATCACGCCTGCTTCAGTTTGGCTCTAGCTATGG ATATATTTTTACGATCGTCAGTTATTTGATTGGTGTTTTTATCTTCGCGACAATTGTTGGCCAAGTGGGCAATGTGATAACGAATCGGAATGCGAATCGTCTGGAGTTCGAACGTCTGCTGGATGGGGCCAAGACCTACATGAGGCATCACAAG GTACCGGGTGGGATGAAGCGTCGCGTGCTGCGATGGTACGACTACAGCTGGTCGCGGGGGCGGATACAGGGTGGCGGCGACATCAACACAGCTTTGGGCCTGCTGCCCGACAAACTGAAAACCGAATTGGCCTTACACGTGAACCTGAGTGTGCTGAAGAAGGTGACCATATTCCAAGAGTGCCAGCCGGAGTTTCTGCACGATCTCGTGCTAAAAATGAAGGCTTACATCTTTACGCCGGGCGACTCCATCTGCCGCAAGGGTGAGGTGGCCCGCGAGATGTTTATCATCGCCGATGGAATCCTGGAGGTGCTCAGCGAAACGGGCAAGGTGCTGACAACAATGAAGGCTGGCGATTTTTTTGGCGAGATCGGCATCCTCAATCTGGACGGGCTAAACAA GCGCACTGCGGACGTTCGTTCTGTGGGCTACTCGGAGCTCTTTTCGCTTTCTCGCGAGGATGTACTGGCAGCCATGAAGGACTATCCGGATGCGCAAGAGATCCTCCAGACTCTCGGACGCAAGCGTCTCATGGAGGTGCGTTGCGTGAACAAGAAGTACGCGAAGGCGGCGCTCGAAAAGGAGAACGCGGCCTATGCGGCGGCCCATCCGCACCACCATCAGGCCCATCACCAGGGACAGGTGCACCAGAGCGATAGCAGCGAGAACagtgcatccaagaagattgTGGACAAGCTGAAGCACGATGTGAAAGGCTTTCGTAATGTGCTGAAGAAGTCCAG AACCTCCCGGAAGAGCGACGAGTCGCTGGAGATGCAACCGCTGCACAACACCTCGCCCCGCGGCAGCAAGATCATGCTGAAGCGCATGTCTCGCGTACGCTCGGACGAGAAGGACGCAGACACCGCCGAGGCCAAGGACGAGCTGCACGACAAGACCCCCAGTCCGATTGGGGCCGGGCTCCCATTGCTGCAGCGTTTGCGGCTGCTCAAGGAAAAGCAG GAtcgcgaagagcgagctgttAAGTCCACACCACCACAGAAATCTCCACCTCACTCACATGTAACGTGTACGTTATCGCCGCAGGAATCGATACAGGAAGAGCCCGAACGAGAGTTCAACGAAGGCTTTCCCCTGATCCAGCGATTGCAGCAGTTGAAAATTAAGAACGAGCCGCAAGCGAACGCCGGAGGCGATTCCGGCCTCGTAATG GTCAAGACGCCtcccagcatcagcagcaagATTGACTTCGGaggagcggcagcagccgcagcaggaTTGGGAACAGGACTGCCCTCGGGAAGTCAGCTGCTGACAGTCGCCCAGATCAAGCCCATCATGAAGGTCTCCTTCAAGCAGAAGATACAGCAGATGCAGGGCGGCGGGGCAAGTGGATCCTCGCCGGGTCCCAGTACCGGAGCGATAGCCAAGAAGGAGCCGCCCAAGTCGCTGGCTCTGATTGCCAAGCATGCTTCAACGTTGCCCCTACAACCAGCGATCTTAGCGGAGGAAACAGCATCGGGGGGTGTGGGATTGGGAGGGGGAGTAGGACCTGGCCAAGCCCTGGCCATAGCCACGATATCGAAGAAGGTGACCAAGCCGTCCTACAAGCTCAACACTCCCATGCAATCAGACACGGACACTGACGGCACGCCCATCTCCAAGCCCTGGTCCAAGCTGAAGCTAGCGACGCTCATGTCCTCCAGCTACACGAGCCTCACCAACTGTTCGCCGGACGACCTGGCCACGCCCCTGAAAAACTACTCGTTGAGCAACATTCCGCAGCAGATGGAGGCCACCGCCCaggcccagtcccagtccctgtCCCGTCCGCGTCACCACAGTGCCAGGAGCAGCTCCAAATCGCCCCGACACGCCCATGGTCATGGCCACGGTCATGACTCTACCAGCAACACCAGCTCTTCGGCCAGCCAGGCGAGCACCAAGCGGGAGTGCCTGCGCCTGCAGAAGcccgagcagcagctgccggATGGAGAACTGGCTGAGCCGCGCCGAAAGTTCTACCAGAGCGTGTTCGACCTGTCGCCGGAGTACAGTGGCCTGCCGTTTGTCAAGCGGCTGAAAATCCTCAACGAGCGGCAGAAACTAGCGGAGCTGGAGAAAGCCCTACAGACACGCAGCTTCAGCCTGGACTGCTCCAAATCCGACCAAGGAGGGAATCTGCCTATCACGGAGTCTCTCTATCGCTGCTACAGCGATACCTCCGGCATCTACTCACAGTTTCTCAGTGCCTACGAGTCCACCACCAGTTCCACATCAATATCGACCAATACATCCGcctcggcatcggcatcggcctCTGCATCAGCATCGGACACCGGCAACTCCCGGCACGGACAGATGCAGTACGTGCCGCTGCCCCTCAGCCCGGAATCGAATGAAACCGTCGAGCGTCGGAAACTAAAAAGCATACTCAAGAAGCTGCAGAAGGGCGGTGGCAGCGGCAATGGCAGCGGAGGCGGCATCGGCGGAGGTGATGCCCAAGACGAGGCGActgccacagtcacagccacggCGCACGCGCACGCGTCGAGAGGGCTGCTGGCGGAGCCGACCTTGGAAGG CCCGCCCGCCAGTGCCAAAGAGGAAGGTCAGTTCGCTGCCTTTGGCGGCGCTTCCGGCGTGGCCCATTCGCAACATTCGCAGCACGCGATCGCGTTAAGTCCGAGTAACGGTAACGGTACCGCTAACGGTAACGGTAAAAATGCGTCTAATGGTAGCGGTAGCGGTATGGGTACCGCAGCTTTCTCTTCTAATCCGATGTATCCGCTTCCGATTCCGGTTGCGGTTCCACTTCCGGTTTCCGAGACACACATATGGTCGCCGACGTTGACGTTGGTAACGCCAACGAATTCGCCCCAAGAGAGTTTCGCGTTCGAGCTGCAGCCCCAGAGTCAGTCTCAGCCGCAGCCGCAACCTCATCAACAGTTCCCACCTCCACCTGTATTGGAGGGCAGTGATAGCGACGGCATTGGCGGACTCGTTGCTGGCGTTGGCAGCGCCTCAACGTCGTCAGCCTTAGGAGCAGCGGCCTCATCATCACTCTTATCATTATcagcagctggagcagcaggtggagcagcagcaacagcggcagcagcatcgaCCTCATATGTCGTCGAATGCTCGTCGTCGTCGGTGTCATCGAAATCGAATCAGATACTCTCACAGAATACCGAATTTCATGCTCAATCCACAACATCCACagatttgaatttgaatttgcaGCTCAGACAGAACACCACCACCTCCACCACGAACAATGCGTTGGCTGGTGGCAGCCAGGGGCCCAGGCCCGAAG GATTTCCAGAAGCGCAGGACTACTTCAATCAGATACTCAGCGGCATCAATCACGTGATCAAGACGCACATGAACGAAATGCACTCGAAATTCGAGACGCAGTTCTCGAGCATGGCCGGGGAGGTGCGCCGTCGCGATGCCATCATTGCCCAGCTCCAGCTGAAGCTGCGATCCATCGAGCAGAAGTCTTCTTCAACAGCTTCATCCTCGGCTGCAGTTCCATCCTCAGTCCTCGCTATAGCCCGCCGGCAGAAGCGGGAGAAGCTCTCGCAGATCTCGGTGGACGACGATGAGCCGGCGGAAGAGGAGAACAGTAGTTCGGGCTCCTCCGCAGAGCTTCTCTTCATG CGCGGAGATTCCCTGGACACGGTGTTTACCTCTTCGCCACCAATTCAGGGCGGCCGACGCAGTATATCACCCGGCCCAGGACCGAGTCGGCATCATGCCGCTTCGGCCAATGCTCTGAACTGTCCCAGCAGCTACTACAGCGGCCCGGGCACGCTGAGCACACGGCATGCCCAGAGCCATCCCAGCTTCTATACGGGGCAGGGGAAtggacgcagcagcagcagaggataTCGCGAGTGGAGTGGAGCCGCTGCCGATGGCAGGTTCAGTGGGGCGGACGGTAGCGGACCCAGTGGCATGGTGGTCTCGGACGTAACGGGCAACCTCACACGGCTCTCGGATAGCGTGATTCTGGACATTGGTGAGAGCTCCAGCTCGAGCTCCTCGTCGAGTAAGCTGAACATTGCGGAAGAGGAGGACGACGAGGACGAAGAAGAAGCGGAAGCGGAAGCAGAGCCCGAGGCGGATGAAGAACTTACCGCCAGTGGGACCGGGAACAACGATTGGGAGGTGCGAATGCTGGCCGCCGAGATGGAGCGGCAGGAGCGCAAGCGCGGACACTCACTATCCGACAATCTGGGCGACCTGAAACACTGCAGCACGTTCTTGCGTCGGCGCCGCAAGTTCAGTGACACCGAAACGGAGTTCAGCGAGACGGACATGGACGAGCAGTTGGCCAGAGGCTCCGGCGGCCCCATTGGTAGCGGCACCGGCGGCTTGGCTGGTGAGGCGCCCGCAACAGGAGCTGGACCCACATCGAGTGGAAGCGGGATCCAGAGTGGCAGCCAGCGGCCGAGGGCTTCCAGTCTGGACCAGTTCAACCTGCGTTACGGCATCGGGCGTGGCATCTTCAAAGCAATGAGCATCGATCGTGATAAAGACAAGCTTTGA